A portion of the Drosophila innubila isolate TH190305 chromosome 3L unlocalized genomic scaffold, UK_Dinn_1.0 0_D_3L, whole genome shotgun sequence genome contains these proteins:
- the LOC117786791 gene encoding LIM and SH3 domain protein Lasp isoform X4: MNKTCARCQKVVYPIEELKCLDKTWHKTCFKCTECGMTLNMKTYKGYNKMPYCEAHIPKAKATAIADTPELKRIAENTKIQSNVKYHADFEKAKGKFTQVADDPETLRIKQNTKHISNVAYHGDLEKKAAMEKQRGSAEVSDSSISPVPPAVLQQQHQPQHQQQQQYQPQQQQHQHYVQQQQQTLPPPPIQHQQYNTAAITPTYQHQHHQQQQQPQQQIPQQQQQHSNSHRQQQQLQHDPYAHYQQPQALRQQQLLQHQQQQQQHAIKQASHLYPTATSQPQQQPQQQPPQQQQQLQQQQQLQQLQQQQQQQPQAVNNYNQLRSAILHNSHHPSGNAVDQFDHNQSSTATLQHQQQQQQHQQQLQQQQQLQLQQQAAPQQQHSHSSLLNNNASNGSIHSSSSNNNNGGLAHPHPASLSYPQQTRSQASMHSSNASSKHQLQQQQQQQQQPSSGNLQQLYVASNYSAVTPSENALGAKLQASNGHLPVAVSSQQHQSSNNIGKIADYDPLTDGPRPVPTAGRSTTTLVYSSDQRGSGGIGNSVYPKRIGSISDIDPANGIYGSLSSAEQAQAQKQQQYYQQVQMMQQQEQQQQQQQQVRQQPSYDTLQEKQSRQSTMQRIYRAIYDYEAQDVDEVSFREGDVIFEVESIDSGWMTGRVERTGKTGMLPANYVEQAVI, translated from the exons ACATGGCACAAAACGTGTTTCAAATGCACAGAATGCGGAATGACGCTCAATATGAAAACTTACAAGGGCTACAACAAAATGCCATACTGTGAGGC GCATATACCCAAGGCCAAGGCAACGGCAATTGCAGATACGCCCGAATTGAAGCGCATTGCTGAAAATACGAAAATTCAATCGAATGTGAAATACCATGCGGATTTTGAGAAGGCCAAAGGCAAATTTACACAG GTGGCAGACGACCCGGAAACGTTGCGCATCAAGCAAAACACGAAGCACATATCGAATGTGGCATATCATGGCGATCTGGAGAAGAAGGCCGCCATGGAAAAGCAACGTGGATCCGCCGAAGTCTCTGACAGCAGCA TTTCGCCTGTTCCGCCAGCAgtactgcaacagcagcaccaaccacagcatcagcaacaacagcagtaccagccgcaacaacaacaacaccaacactatgtgcaacagcaacaacagactCTGCCACCGCCACCAATACAACACCAGCAATACAACACGGCGGCCATAACGCCAACATatcaacaccaacaccaccaacaacaacaacaaccacagcaacagataccacagcagcagcagcaacatagcaacagccacaggcaacagcaacagttgcagcatgATCCTTATGCACACTATCAGCAACCGCAGGCATTGcgccagcaacagttgctgcaacaccaacaacaacaacagcaacatgccATTAAACAAGCCTCACATCTGTATCCCACAGCAACAtcgcagccacagcaacaaccacagcagcagcccccacagcaacagcagcagctacagcaacaacaacagctacagcagctacagcaacaacaacaacaacagccgcagGCGGTTAACAACTACAATCAGCTGCGCTCGGCAATTTTGCACAACTCGCATCATCCCAGTGGCAATGCTGTTGATCAGTTTGATCACAATCAGAgttcaacagcaacattgcaacatcaacaacagcagcagcaacatcaacaacagttacagcaacaacagcaattgcaactgcaacaacaggcagcaccacagcaacaacactcgCACAGCAGCCTGTTGAACAACAATGCAAGCAACGGCAGCattcacagcagcagcagcaacaacaacaatggcggTCTCGCACATCCGCATCCGGCCAGCCTCAGTTATCCACAGCAAACACGCTCCCAGGCCAGCATGCACAGCAGCAATGCATCAAGCAAACatcaactgcaacagcagcagcagcaacaacaacaaccgagcagcggcaacttgcaacaacttTATGTGGCATCCAATTATAGCGCTGTGACACCATCGGAGAATGCATTGGGCGCCAAGTTACAGGCGAGCAATGGACATTTGCCGGTTGCTGTTAGCTCACAGCAACAtcagagcagcaacaacattggcaAAATTGCCGACTATGATCCATTGACAGATGGACCAAGACCCGTGCCAACTGCGGGCAGATCGACCACAACGTTGGTCTACAGCTCGGATCAACGCGGATCTGGAGGCATTG GCAACAGTGTTTATCCCAAGCGTATTGGCTCCATCTCGGATATTGATCCCGCCAATGGCATTTATGGTTCATTGAGCAGCGCTGAGCAGGCTCAGGcccagaaacaacaacagtactATCAGCAGGTGCAAATGATGcaacagcaggagcaacaacaacagcagcagcaacaggtgcGTCAACAACCCTCCTATGATACGCTCCAGGAGAAACAGTCACGACAAAGCACAATG CAGCGCATTTATCGCGCCATTTACGACTACGAGGCGCAGGATGTCGACGAAGTGAGCTTTCGTGAGGGCGATGTCATCTTTGAGGTGGAATCAATTGACTCCGGCTGGATGACTGGACGCGTGGAGCGCACTGGCAAAACCGGCATGCTGCCCGCCAACTATGTGGAGCAGGCGGTTATATAA
- the LOC117786791 gene encoding LIM and SH3 domain protein Lasp isoform X3: MNKTCARCQKVVYPIEELKCLDKTWHKTCFKCTECGMTLNMKTYKGYNKMPYCEAHIPKAKATAIADTPELKRIAENTKIQSNVKYHADFEKAKGKFTQVADDPETLRIKQNTKHISNVAYHGDLEKKAAMEKQRGSAEVSDSSKQLAAEQFSQYAPTVSPVPPAVLQQQHQPQHQQQQQYQPQQQQHQHYVQQQQQTLPPPPIQHQQYNTAAITPTYQHQHHQQQQQPQQQIPQQQQQHSNSHRQQQQLQHDPYAHYQQPQALRQQQLLQHQQQQQQHAIKQASHLYPTATSQPQQQPQQQPPQQQQQLQQQQQLQQLQQQQQQQPQAVNNYNQLRSAILHNSHHPSGNAVDQFDHNQSSTATLQHQQQQQQHQQQLQQQQQLQLQQQAAPQQQHSHSSLLNNNASNGSIHSSSSNNNNGGLAHPHPASLSYPQQTRSQASMHSSNASSKHQLQQQQQQQQQPSSGNLQQLYVASNYSAVTPSENALGAKLQASNGHLPVAVSSQQHQSSNNIGKIADYDPLTDGPRPVPTAGRSTTTLVYSSDQRGSGGIGNSVYPKRIGSISDIDPANGIYGSLSSAEQAQAQKQQQYYQQVQMMQQQEQQQQQQQQVRQQPSYDTLQEKQSRQSTMQRIYRAIYDYEAQDVDEVSFREGDVIFEVESIDSGWMTGRVERTGKTGMLPANYVEQAVI; this comes from the exons ACATGGCACAAAACGTGTTTCAAATGCACAGAATGCGGAATGACGCTCAATATGAAAACTTACAAGGGCTACAACAAAATGCCATACTGTGAGGC GCATATACCCAAGGCCAAGGCAACGGCAATTGCAGATACGCCCGAATTGAAGCGCATTGCTGAAAATACGAAAATTCAATCGAATGTGAAATACCATGCGGATTTTGAGAAGGCCAAAGGCAAATTTACACAG GTGGCAGACGACCCGGAAACGTTGCGCATCAAGCAAAACACGAAGCACATATCGAATGTGGCATATCATGGCGATCTGGAGAAGAAGGCCGCCATGGAAAAGCAACGTGGATCCGCCGAAGTCTCTGACAGCAGCA AGCAATTGGCAGCTGAACAATTCTCGCAATATGCACCCACAGTTTCGCCTGTTCCGCCAGCAgtactgcaacagcagcaccaaccacagcatcagcaacaacagcagtaccagccgcaacaacaacaacaccaacactatgtgcaacagcaacaacagactCTGCCACCGCCACCAATACAACACCAGCAATACAACACGGCGGCCATAACGCCAACATatcaacaccaacaccaccaacaacaacaacaaccacagcaacagataccacagcagcagcagcaacatagcaacagccacaggcaacagcaacagttgcagcatgATCCTTATGCACACTATCAGCAACCGCAGGCATTGcgccagcaacagttgctgcaacaccaacaacaacaacagcaacatgccATTAAACAAGCCTCACATCTGTATCCCACAGCAACAtcgcagccacagcaacaaccacagcagcagcccccacagcaacagcagcagctacagcaacaacaacagctacagcagctacagcaacaacaacaacaacagccgcagGCGGTTAACAACTACAATCAGCTGCGCTCGGCAATTTTGCACAACTCGCATCATCCCAGTGGCAATGCTGTTGATCAGTTTGATCACAATCAGAgttcaacagcaacattgcaacatcaacaacagcagcagcaacatcaacaacagttacagcaacaacagcaattgcaactgcaacaacaggcagcaccacagcaacaacactcgCACAGCAGCCTGTTGAACAACAATGCAAGCAACGGCAGCattcacagcagcagcagcaacaacaacaatggcggTCTCGCACATCCGCATCCGGCCAGCCTCAGTTATCCACAGCAAACACGCTCCCAGGCCAGCATGCACAGCAGCAATGCATCAAGCAAACatcaactgcaacagcagcagcagcaacaacaacaaccgagcagcggcaacttgcaacaacttTATGTGGCATCCAATTATAGCGCTGTGACACCATCGGAGAATGCATTGGGCGCCAAGTTACAGGCGAGCAATGGACATTTGCCGGTTGCTGTTAGCTCACAGCAACAtcagagcagcaacaacattggcaAAATTGCCGACTATGATCCATTGACAGATGGACCAAGACCCGTGCCAACTGCGGGCAGATCGACCACAACGTTGGTCTACAGCTCGGATCAACGCGGATCTGGAGGCATTG GCAACAGTGTTTATCCCAAGCGTATTGGCTCCATCTCGGATATTGATCCCGCCAATGGCATTTATGGTTCATTGAGCAGCGCTGAGCAGGCTCAGGcccagaaacaacaacagtactATCAGCAGGTGCAAATGATGcaacagcaggagcaacaacaacagcagcagcaacaggtgcGTCAACAACCCTCCTATGATACGCTCCAGGAGAAACAGTCACGACAAAGCACAATG CAGCGCATTTATCGCGCCATTTACGACTACGAGGCGCAGGATGTCGACGAAGTGAGCTTTCGTGAGGGCGATGTCATCTTTGAGGTGGAATCAATTGACTCCGGCTGGATGACTGGACGCGTGGAGCGCACTGGCAAAACCGGCATGCTGCCCGCCAACTATGTGGAGCAGGCGGTTATATAA
- the LOC117786791 gene encoding LIM and SH3 domain protein Lasp isoform X5 gives MNKTCARCQKVVYPIEELKCLDKTWHKTCFKCTECGMTLNMKTYKGYNKMPYCEAHIPKAKATAIADTPELKRIAENTKIQSNVKYHADFEKAKGKFTQVADDPETLRIKQNTKHISNVAYHGDLEKKAAMEKQRGSAEVSDSSTTSQPQQQPQQQPPQQQQQLQQQQQLQQLQQQQQQQPQAVNNYNQLRSAILHNSHHPSGNAVDQFDHNQSSTATLQHQQQQQQHQQQLQQQQQLQLQQQAAPQQQHSHSSLLNNNASNGSIHSSSSNNNNGGLAHPHPASLSYPQQTRSQASMHSSNASSKHQLQQQQQQQQQPSSGNLQQLYVASNYSAVTPSENALGAKLQASNGHLPVAVSSQQHQSSNNIGKIADYDPLTDGPRPVPTAGRSTTTLVYSSDQRGSGGIGNSVYPKRIGSISDIDPANGIYGSLSSAEQAQAQKQQQYYQQVQMMQQQEQQQQQQQQVRQQPSYDTLQEKQSRQSTMQRIYRAIYDYEAQDVDEVSFREGDVIFEVESIDSGWMTGRVERTGKTGMLPANYVEQAVI, from the exons ACATGGCACAAAACGTGTTTCAAATGCACAGAATGCGGAATGACGCTCAATATGAAAACTTACAAGGGCTACAACAAAATGCCATACTGTGAGGC GCATATACCCAAGGCCAAGGCAACGGCAATTGCAGATACGCCCGAATTGAAGCGCATTGCTGAAAATACGAAAATTCAATCGAATGTGAAATACCATGCGGATTTTGAGAAGGCCAAAGGCAAATTTACACAG GTGGCAGACGACCCGGAAACGTTGCGCATCAAGCAAAACACGAAGCACATATCGAATGTGGCATATCATGGCGATCTGGAGAAGAAGGCCGCCATGGAAAAGCAACGTGGATCCGCCGAAGTCTCTGACAGCAGCA CAACAtcgcagccacagcaacaaccacagcagcagcccccacagcaacagcagcagctacagcaacaacaacagctacagcagctacagcaacaacaacaacaacagccgcagGCGGTTAACAACTACAATCAGCTGCGCTCGGCAATTTTGCACAACTCGCATCATCCCAGTGGCAATGCTGTTGATCAGTTTGATCACAATCAGAgttcaacagcaacattgcaacatcaacaacagcagcagcaacatcaacaacagttacagcaacaacagcaattgcaactgcaacaacaggcagcaccacagcaacaacactcgCACAGCAGCCTGTTGAACAACAATGCAAGCAACGGCAGCattcacagcagcagcagcaacaacaacaatggcggTCTCGCACATCCGCATCCGGCCAGCCTCAGTTATCCACAGCAAACACGCTCCCAGGCCAGCATGCACAGCAGCAATGCATCAAGCAAACatcaactgcaacagcagcagcagcaacaacaacaaccgagcagcggcaacttgcaacaacttTATGTGGCATCCAATTATAGCGCTGTGACACCATCGGAGAATGCATTGGGCGCCAAGTTACAGGCGAGCAATGGACATTTGCCGGTTGCTGTTAGCTCACAGCAACAtcagagcagcaacaacattggcaAAATTGCCGACTATGATCCATTGACAGATGGACCAAGACCCGTGCCAACTGCGGGCAGATCGACCACAACGTTGGTCTACAGCTCGGATCAACGCGGATCTGGAGGCATTG GCAACAGTGTTTATCCCAAGCGTATTGGCTCCATCTCGGATATTGATCCCGCCAATGGCATTTATGGTTCATTGAGCAGCGCTGAGCAGGCTCAGGcccagaaacaacaacagtactATCAGCAGGTGCAAATGATGcaacagcaggagcaacaacaacagcagcagcaacaggtgcGTCAACAACCCTCCTATGATACGCTCCAGGAGAAACAGTCACGACAAAGCACAATG CAGCGCATTTATCGCGCCATTTACGACTACGAGGCGCAGGATGTCGACGAAGTGAGCTTTCGTGAGGGCGATGTCATCTTTGAGGTGGAATCAATTGACTCCGGCTGGATGACTGGACGCGTGGAGCGCACTGGCAAAACCGGCATGCTGCCCGCCAACTATGTGGAGCAGGCGGTTATATAA
- the LOC117786878 gene encoding uncharacterized protein LOC117786878 has protein sequence MCYTCCCRQQFVVILVCLLYILLVLIFFINVFLADRNMMRAGNPMMHGGGGGGVGGAGGMPGMHPGHHNPYEMHGYHHYNNYHPQMDSKQQQQPTRKTPNQQQAEQDIYYYFNHVFRRR, from the coding sequence ATGTGCTAcacctgctgctgccgccagCAGTTTGTGGTCATACTGGTCTGCCTGCTGTACATCCTGCTCGTGCTCATCTTCTTCATAAATGTCTTTCTCGCTGATCGCAATATGATGCGAGCGGGCAACCCGATGATGcatggtggtggtggcggcggTGTTGGGGGTGCGGGTGGCATGCCGGGCATGCATCCGGGGCACCATAATCCGTACGAAATGCACGGCTATCATCACTACAACAATTATCATCCGCAAATGGATtccaagcagcagcagcaaccaacACGCAAAACTCCCAATCAACAGCAGGCGGAACAGGATATTTACTACTATTTCAATCATGTATTCAGGCGGCGATGA
- the LOC117786791 gene encoding LIM and SH3 domain protein Lasp isoform X6, which produces MNKTCARCQKVVYPIEELKCLDKTWHKTCFKCTECGMTLNMKTYKGYNKMPYCEAHIPKAKATAIADTPELKRIAENTKIQSNVKYHADFEKAKGKFTQVADDPETLRIKQNTKHISNVAYHGDLEKKAAMEKQRGSAEVSDSSSNSVYPKRIGSISDIDPANGIYGSLSSAEQAQAQKQQQYYQQVQMMQQQEQQQQQQQQVRQQPSYDTLQEKQSRQSTMQRIYRAIYDYEAQDVDEVSFREGDVIFEVESIDSGWMTGRVERTGKTGMLPANYVEQAVI; this is translated from the exons ACATGGCACAAAACGTGTTTCAAATGCACAGAATGCGGAATGACGCTCAATATGAAAACTTACAAGGGCTACAACAAAATGCCATACTGTGAGGC GCATATACCCAAGGCCAAGGCAACGGCAATTGCAGATACGCCCGAATTGAAGCGCATTGCTGAAAATACGAAAATTCAATCGAATGTGAAATACCATGCGGATTTTGAGAAGGCCAAAGGCAAATTTACACAG GTGGCAGACGACCCGGAAACGTTGCGCATCAAGCAAAACACGAAGCACATATCGAATGTGGCATATCATGGCGATCTGGAGAAGAAGGCCGCCATGGAAAAGCAACGTGGATCCGCCGAAGTCTCTGACAGCAGCA GCAACAGTGTTTATCCCAAGCGTATTGGCTCCATCTCGGATATTGATCCCGCCAATGGCATTTATGGTTCATTGAGCAGCGCTGAGCAGGCTCAGGcccagaaacaacaacagtactATCAGCAGGTGCAAATGATGcaacagcaggagcaacaacaacagcagcagcaacaggtgcGTCAACAACCCTCCTATGATACGCTCCAGGAGAAACAGTCACGACAAAGCACAATG CAGCGCATTTATCGCGCCATTTACGACTACGAGGCGCAGGATGTCGACGAAGTGAGCTTTCGTGAGGGCGATGTCATCTTTGAGGTGGAATCAATTGACTCCGGCTGGATGACTGGACGCGTGGAGCGCACTGGCAAAACCGGCATGCTGCCCGCCAACTATGTGGAGCAGGCGGTTATATAA
- the LOC117786791 gene encoding LIM and SH3 domain protein Lasp isoform X2 codes for MNKTCARCQKVVYPIEELKCLDKTWHKTCFKCTECGMTLNMKTYKGYNKMPYCEAHIPKAKATAIADTPELKRIAENTKIQSNVKYHADFEKAKGKFTQVADDPETLRIKQNTKHISNVAYHGDLEKKAAMEKQRGSAEVSDSSNESEYFSEQLAAEQFSQYAPTVSPVPPAVLQQQHQPQHQQQQQYQPQQQQHQHYVQQQQQTLPPPPIQHQQYNTAAITPTYQHQHHQQQQQPQQQIPQQQQQHSNSHRQQQQLQHDPYAHYQQPQALRQQQLLQHQQQQQQHAIKQASHLYPTATSQPQQQPQQQPPQQQQQLQQQQQLQQLQQQQQQQPQAVNNYNQLRSAILHNSHHPSGNAVDQFDHNQSSTATLQHQQQQQQHQQQLQQQQQLQLQQQAAPQQQHSHSSLLNNNASNGSIHSSSSNNNNGGLAHPHPASLSYPQQTRSQASMHSSNASSKHQLQQQQQQQQQPSSGNLQQLYVASNYSAVTPSENALGAKLQASNGHLPVAVSSQQHQSSNNIGKIADYDPLTDGPRPVPTAGRSTTTLVYSSDQRGSGGIGNSVYPKRIGSISDIDPANGIYGSLSSAEQAQAQKQQQYYQQVQMMQQQEQQQQQQQQVRQQPSYDTLQEKQSRQSTMRIYRAIYDYEAQDVDEVSFREGDVIFEVESIDSGWMTGRVERTGKTGMLPANYVEQAVI; via the exons ACATGGCACAAAACGTGTTTCAAATGCACAGAATGCGGAATGACGCTCAATATGAAAACTTACAAGGGCTACAACAAAATGCCATACTGTGAGGC GCATATACCCAAGGCCAAGGCAACGGCAATTGCAGATACGCCCGAATTGAAGCGCATTGCTGAAAATACGAAAATTCAATCGAATGTGAAATACCATGCGGATTTTGAGAAGGCCAAAGGCAAATTTACACAG GTGGCAGACGACCCGGAAACGTTGCGCATCAAGCAAAACACGAAGCACATATCGAATGTGGCATATCATGGCGATCTGGAGAAGAAGGCCGCCATGGAAAAGCAACGTGGATCCGCCGAAGTCTCTGACAGCAGCA acgAATCGGAATATTTCTCAGAGCAATTGGCAGCTGAACAATTCTCGCAATATGCACCCACAGTTTCGCCTGTTCCGCCAGCAgtactgcaacagcagcaccaaccacagcatcagcaacaacagcagtaccagccgcaacaacaacaacaccaacactatgtgcaacagcaacaacagactCTGCCACCGCCACCAATACAACACCAGCAATACAACACGGCGGCCATAACGCCAACATatcaacaccaacaccaccaacaacaacaacaaccacagcaacagataccacagcagcagcagcaacatagcaacagccacaggcaacagcaacagttgcagcatgATCCTTATGCACACTATCAGCAACCGCAGGCATTGcgccagcaacagttgctgcaacaccaacaacaacaacagcaacatgccATTAAACAAGCCTCACATCTGTATCCCACAGCAACAtcgcagccacagcaacaaccacagcagcagcccccacagcaacagcagcagctacagcaacaacaacagctacagcagctacagcaacaacaacaacaacagccgcagGCGGTTAACAACTACAATCAGCTGCGCTCGGCAATTTTGCACAACTCGCATCATCCCAGTGGCAATGCTGTTGATCAGTTTGATCACAATCAGAgttcaacagcaacattgcaacatcaacaacagcagcagcaacatcaacaacagttacagcaacaacagcaattgcaactgcaacaacaggcagcaccacagcaacaacactcgCACAGCAGCCTGTTGAACAACAATGCAAGCAACGGCAGCattcacagcagcagcagcaacaacaacaatggcggTCTCGCACATCCGCATCCGGCCAGCCTCAGTTATCCACAGCAAACACGCTCCCAGGCCAGCATGCACAGCAGCAATGCATCAAGCAAACatcaactgcaacagcagcagcagcaacaacaacaaccgagcagcggcaacttgcaacaacttTATGTGGCATCCAATTATAGCGCTGTGACACCATCGGAGAATGCATTGGGCGCCAAGTTACAGGCGAGCAATGGACATTTGCCGGTTGCTGTTAGCTCACAGCAACAtcagagcagcaacaacattggcaAAATTGCCGACTATGATCCATTGACAGATGGACCAAGACCCGTGCCAACTGCGGGCAGATCGACCACAACGTTGGTCTACAGCTCGGATCAACGCGGATCTGGAGGCATTG GCAACAGTGTTTATCCCAAGCGTATTGGCTCCATCTCGGATATTGATCCCGCCAATGGCATTTATGGTTCATTGAGCAGCGCTGAGCAGGCTCAGGcccagaaacaacaacagtactATCAGCAGGTGCAAATGATGcaacagcaggagcaacaacaacagcagcagcaacaggtgcGTCAACAACCCTCCTATGATACGCTCCAGGAGAAACAGTCACGACAAAGCACAATG CGCATTTATCGCGCCATTTACGACTACGAGGCGCAGGATGTCGACGAAGTGAGCTTTCGTGAGGGCGATGTCATCTTTGAGGTGGAATCAATTGACTCCGGCTGGATGACTGGACGCGTGGAGCGCACTGGCAAAACCGGCATGCTGCCCGCCAACTATGTGGAGCAGGCGGTTATATAA
- the LOC117786791 gene encoding LIM and SH3 domain protein Lasp isoform X1 — MNKTCARCQKVVYPIEELKCLDKTWHKTCFKCTECGMTLNMKTYKGYNKMPYCEAHIPKAKATAIADTPELKRIAENTKIQSNVKYHADFEKAKGKFTQVADDPETLRIKQNTKHISNVAYHGDLEKKAAMEKQRGSAEVSDSSNESEYFSEQLAAEQFSQYAPTVSPVPPAVLQQQHQPQHQQQQQYQPQQQQHQHYVQQQQQTLPPPPIQHQQYNTAAITPTYQHQHHQQQQQPQQQIPQQQQQHSNSHRQQQQLQHDPYAHYQQPQALRQQQLLQHQQQQQQHAIKQASHLYPTATSQPQQQPQQQPPQQQQQLQQQQQLQQLQQQQQQQPQAVNNYNQLRSAILHNSHHPSGNAVDQFDHNQSSTATLQHQQQQQQHQQQLQQQQQLQLQQQAAPQQQHSHSSLLNNNASNGSIHSSSSNNNNGGLAHPHPASLSYPQQTRSQASMHSSNASSKHQLQQQQQQQQQPSSGNLQQLYVASNYSAVTPSENALGAKLQASNGHLPVAVSSQQHQSSNNIGKIADYDPLTDGPRPVPTAGRSTTTLVYSSDQRGSGGIGNSVYPKRIGSISDIDPANGIYGSLSSAEQAQAQKQQQYYQQVQMMQQQEQQQQQQQQVRQQPSYDTLQEKQSRQSTMQRIYRAIYDYEAQDVDEVSFREGDVIFEVESIDSGWMTGRVERTGKTGMLPANYVEQAVI, encoded by the exons ACATGGCACAAAACGTGTTTCAAATGCACAGAATGCGGAATGACGCTCAATATGAAAACTTACAAGGGCTACAACAAAATGCCATACTGTGAGGC GCATATACCCAAGGCCAAGGCAACGGCAATTGCAGATACGCCCGAATTGAAGCGCATTGCTGAAAATACGAAAATTCAATCGAATGTGAAATACCATGCGGATTTTGAGAAGGCCAAAGGCAAATTTACACAG GTGGCAGACGACCCGGAAACGTTGCGCATCAAGCAAAACACGAAGCACATATCGAATGTGGCATATCATGGCGATCTGGAGAAGAAGGCCGCCATGGAAAAGCAACGTGGATCCGCCGAAGTCTCTGACAGCAGCA acgAATCGGAATATTTCTCAGAGCAATTGGCAGCTGAACAATTCTCGCAATATGCACCCACAGTTTCGCCTGTTCCGCCAGCAgtactgcaacagcagcaccaaccacagcatcagcaacaacagcagtaccagccgcaacaacaacaacaccaacactatgtgcaacagcaacaacagactCTGCCACCGCCACCAATACAACACCAGCAATACAACACGGCGGCCATAACGCCAACATatcaacaccaacaccaccaacaacaacaacaaccacagcaacagataccacagcagcagcagcaacatagcaacagccacaggcaacagcaacagttgcagcatgATCCTTATGCACACTATCAGCAACCGCAGGCATTGcgccagcaacagttgctgcaacaccaacaacaacaacagcaacatgccATTAAACAAGCCTCACATCTGTATCCCACAGCAACAtcgcagccacagcaacaaccacagcagcagcccccacagcaacagcagcagctacagcaacaacaacagctacagcagctacagcaacaacaacaacaacagccgcagGCGGTTAACAACTACAATCAGCTGCGCTCGGCAATTTTGCACAACTCGCATCATCCCAGTGGCAATGCTGTTGATCAGTTTGATCACAATCAGAgttcaacagcaacattgcaacatcaacaacagcagcagcaacatcaacaacagttacagcaacaacagcaattgcaactgcaacaacaggcagcaccacagcaacaacactcgCACAGCAGCCTGTTGAACAACAATGCAAGCAACGGCAGCattcacagcagcagcagcaacaacaacaatggcggTCTCGCACATCCGCATCCGGCCAGCCTCAGTTATCCACAGCAAACACGCTCCCAGGCCAGCATGCACAGCAGCAATGCATCAAGCAAACatcaactgcaacagcagcagcagcaacaacaacaaccgagcagcggcaacttgcaacaacttTATGTGGCATCCAATTATAGCGCTGTGACACCATCGGAGAATGCATTGGGCGCCAAGTTACAGGCGAGCAATGGACATTTGCCGGTTGCTGTTAGCTCACAGCAACAtcagagcagcaacaacattggcaAAATTGCCGACTATGATCCATTGACAGATGGACCAAGACCCGTGCCAACTGCGGGCAGATCGACCACAACGTTGGTCTACAGCTCGGATCAACGCGGATCTGGAGGCATTG GCAACAGTGTTTATCCCAAGCGTATTGGCTCCATCTCGGATATTGATCCCGCCAATGGCATTTATGGTTCATTGAGCAGCGCTGAGCAGGCTCAGGcccagaaacaacaacagtactATCAGCAGGTGCAAATGATGcaacagcaggagcaacaacaacagcagcagcaacaggtgcGTCAACAACCCTCCTATGATACGCTCCAGGAGAAACAGTCACGACAAAGCACAATG CAGCGCATTTATCGCGCCATTTACGACTACGAGGCGCAGGATGTCGACGAAGTGAGCTTTCGTGAGGGCGATGTCATCTTTGAGGTGGAATCAATTGACTCCGGCTGGATGACTGGACGCGTGGAGCGCACTGGCAAAACCGGCATGCTGCCCGCCAACTATGTGGAGCAGGCGGTTATATAA